Within the Balaenoptera acutorostrata chromosome 10, mBalAcu1.1, whole genome shotgun sequence genome, the region CTTTTGACTCCCTCACCTCCCTTTCTTGTAAGATAGTCTCCCCTCAGCCCTCCCTCAAAGGCCAGAAACCATGGGCTTCCTGGGCCTGGGGAAGTTTCATGGACCAGAGATGAGGGTCAGGGATCCCAGTCTCAGAAGGGTGGTTCCTGGGCCTGCGTTATAGAAGGAGGATGCCtggaaggggaggaaagaggcAGCTAAGTTGCGACAAGGGCTTGACTCCATTTCTAAGCCATTCTCCCTCTCCTAGGTGTACTACCATGTGCTGGGGCTGGGTGAGCCTCTGGCCCTGAAGTCTCCCCGGGCTCTGAGACTCTTCTCCCACCTGCGCCACCCAGTGTGTGTGGAGCTGCTGACTGTGCTATGGGTGGTGCCCACCCTGGGCACTGACCGCCTCCTCCTTGCTCTCCTCCTTACCCTCTACCTGGGCCTGGCTCACGGACTTGACCAGCAAGATCTCCGCTACCTCCGGGCCCAGCTGCAAAGAAAACTCCACCTGCTCTCCCGGCCCCAGGACGGGGAGGCCGAGTGAGGGGCTAGCCCTGGTTCCAAGCCCTgtacttccttttcccctccaaTTCCAAATCCCCTTAACATCCAGGCCTTGGCTGCCTCAGACCAGAGGCCCAAATCCATGGACTGAAGGAGCTGTCCCTTCCCTTGCTTGAGCCTCCACTCCTTGGGTCCAGCTCCATATCTTAAATTCTGAGTTTCAGCCATTGGACTCCAAGGGCCGCTTCTCACCAGccaggaagagggagtggggaaCTTATCTGTCTCCTCAGAGTTTAGGGCTTGACCCTCCATTAACAACCTCCTCACAAGGAGAAGGGTCTGGCCTGACCACTCCCCTGGTTCTATTTCTGGCCTCTGCGCCTCAAGGATCCTCTTCTCCACGTCTAGCTCCCCTCCTAGGAGCTGGACCAAGGCCTGCCAAGTTTGATGATAGTGGCCGCCCCATCAGGCTCCACACCTTGAAGCTGCAGCCCAGCCCCACTGTCTGGCCTTTCCAGCTCCCTAGGCCCTGGCCCTGGGCTCCAGATTCATGAACCTAGTTGAGCGGATTCTCCTGCTCTTAATTCGGGGGACTAAGGGCTCCCTGCTCTCCCGAGTAACTCGCgctacaggaaaataaaattcagccTGGTTTTTCTACGTGTAGCATGCAGTCTGTCAGTGTCTCTCAAGCTGCAGGGCTGACTCTGGGAAGGACAGGCGAGCCAGACTCGAGTCTGGGCATCGGCCGCGCCCTCTGGTGACCGCTGGGTGGCGGCCACTCCCCGCGGACCACCCCCCCCCTTCCCGGAGCACCCGGTCCCCCTTCCTCCAAATCCCCGTTTCCTCGCTGCAGACCTGGGGACCCACGGCAGACAGGTTGAAGCGGAAGAGTGGGGCAGCGGCTCCAGTAAGGGAGCTAGCTTCCAAAACCGTTGGCTTCCGAGCGCCGCTCCTGCTGACGCCCCGTCCCTACGGGTCCCCCGCAGCCCGGCGGCCGCCCCGGCCCCCAGGGTAACAAAGGCTGGCCCGGGAAGGCAAACGCGTGGGGAGGAGTGGCAGGAGATGGGAAGGGCGGGCCCGGCTCGGAGCAGCTGCCGCTTCCTCCCCAAGTCCCTCGAGGGGCCTGAGTCATGGGCCGCCGCCCTGGGTTGGCGAGCTGGGGGCGGAGGTCTGGACACCTGGGTTATCCGGGAGCCGGGTGAGAGGCCCTGGGGACAGACGGCGGAGCGCCAGGGCTGGCGGCGGGAAGAGAGGAGACCCGGAGCCGAGTCCCACGCGGGGTCGGAGGGAGCGAGGCTCCGCCCCCTCGCCCGGCTCCGCCCCgcgcccccttccctctccccattgtcCTCAGACAAAGCGGCCGTCTCCCCCCGCCCGGCCCCCTGGTCTCTGTCTCCGTCCCTCCTCCTtggctccctctttccctcctcctctccctccctcctcccctccctcctgtctcCGGATCTCCCTCgatccctctctcctcctcttcctctctcctcctctctccggACGTCAGGCTCTTTCGCACCCCCTCCCCTGGGAGCCCCGCGGCGTGTGAGTTGACTGAGGGGCTTCagacttggggagggggtgtctCCTCTCCCGTCCCCGCTCCCGTCCCCGGCCCGGACCTTGGGCTGTCTCCTCTTTGTGCCGAGATTGCCTGTCTGTGCGGTCAGAGCCGGGTGGGGATGGCCGGCTATGTCGGGGTTCCGTGAGAGCCAAGACCCGGGCACGGGACTGGCAGGCTCCGGAAAAAAGAGGTGTAGGGCCGGTGCTCCGCACGTCTGGGTCTCGGGGCACCGCCGGTGGGGGAGGCAGGCGGTGGTGCCGGGaccgcgttagggtgggggtggACGCCAGGGTTCTGGGAACGTGCAGGCAGCTCCGACACCCGGGTTCCGAAAGTCCCCGGGGGAGGGTATTTCCCCTGACCCGCCTCGGGGCGGAGTGCGGGGcggaggggtgggggctggggggccgGAGAGGCGTGGCCCGAGTAGAGCTGGAAGGGGAGCCCGGACCTACGGGGCCCACGCTGAGACGCGCCGGGCTGCAGCCGCGGAACCCCCTCGCCCCTCTGCCCCCTGACTTCCCCTTCTCCCTTAGACCTCTCCACTCTCCGCCCTCCCACCTCCCCGACACCCCCTCAGGTCCCACTGCCCCCTCTCCGGCGGGATTCCCTGACCTCTACTTCCCACTCTCACCGCTCCTGGGGTAGCGGTGAGGCAACCTCGCCTGGACCCTGTCCCTCTCACGCCcagcctctcttttctctcttcgcCCTCGCGCCAACTTCTCTCGTTTTCCTCTCTTCTCACATCCTGGGGACTGTCTCTGATACCCAATAACCTGTACTGACAAATCTGACTCCTGCCTCTTTGCCCTGAATCTCCACTCTTCCTCTCAACCCATCCCCCGACCGCCATCAACTTGGCTCTTAGTTTCCTCTTCACTTTCTcagtttttcccctttccctgctcccccctctttccctctgtcctcaccctcagctcctctgccctcctctgtgTCCCACCTCTCCGCTccacttcctcccctcccacccccattctcACCCCCTGGGCCTCTCTGGAGCCTCTCCTTCCTGTTCTCTGCCCCCAGcgttccccaccctccccaaggGGACCATGGCCACCATCCCGGACTGGAAGCTACAGCTGCTAGCCCGGCGCCGGCAGGAGGAGGCAGCCGTTCGTGGCCGGGAGAAGGCAGAGCAGGAGCGGCTGTCCCAGATGCCAGCCTGGAAGCGGGGGCTTCTGGAGCGCCGCCGGGCCAAGCTTGGTCTGTCTCCCGGGGAGCCTAGCCCTGCGCCTGGGACTACGGAGGCTGGACCTCCAGACCCAGACGAGTCTGCTGTCCTCCTGGAGGCCATTGGGCCAGTGCACCAGAACCGATTTATTCGGCAAGAGCgccagcagcagcaacagcagcggAGTGAAGAGCTACTTGCAGAGAGACGGCCTGGGTCTTTAGAGGCCTGGGAGCGGAGACCCAGCCCTGGGGAGATGCGGGATCAGAGCCCCAAGGGAAGAGAGTCAAGGGAAGAGCGGCTCAGTCCCAGGGAAGccagagagaggaggctggggatAGGGGGAGCTCGAGAGTCGAGCCCCAGGCCTTTGGAGGCTCGAGACTGGAGGCAgagcccaggagaggctggagacAGGAGCTCCAGACTGTcagaggtgaggaaatggaggctgagCCCTGGAGAAACTCCAGAGCGGAGTCTGAGACTGGCAGAGCCTCAAGAACAAAGCCCCAGGAGAAAAGAGGTGGTGGAAAATAGACTGAGCCCAGTGGAGTCTGACAACCAGAAGTTGGGCCTGACAGAGGCCCATAAATGGAGGCCTGATTCCAGAGAGTCTCAGGAACAGATTTGGATACAACCGGAGGCATCAGAGTGGAGGCTGAGctcaggagaagaaagaaaagactgcTCAGAGGAATGTGGGAGACAAGAAGAGAGGCCAAGTCCAAGGATGGTCCCAGAAGAGATTACAGCGTCCTCAGAGACCCTGACAAGGGAGGCTCCAGACAGCAGTTCTGGAGGAGTGGAGGCAGCAGAACAGAGGCCCACCCCTGCGGAGGATGGCGAGAGGGGCTTGAGGCTGACAGAAGGGTGGAAATGGACCCTGAACTCTGGGAAGGTTCGAGATTGGACACCCAGGGACACAGAGACTCAAACTCAGAAACCAGACCCTCCAGAGTCTGCCGAGAAGCACCTGAGTCCTCTCGCTGCAGAGGCTggagaaggggaagctgagaAGGAGGAGGCAGGGGCTCAGGGCAGGCCTCTGAGCGCCCTGCAGAACCGCTGCTCtgtgccctcccccctcccaccagaGGACGCTGGGACTGGAGGCTCTAGAcagcaggaagaggaagcaggggAACTCCGGCCCCCACCAGCAGCCCCactgtctcccccacccccagccccacctgccccccagTCCCCTGGGGATCCCCTCATGAGCCGTCTGTTCTATGGGGTGAAGgcagggccaggggtgggggccCCCCGCCGCAGCGGACACACCTTCACAGTCAACCCCCGGAGgtccgtgccccctgcagcccCTGCCACTCCGGCCAACCCAGCCACAGCTGACGCTGCAGTCCCTGGGGCTGGGAAGAAGCGGTACCCAACTGCCGAGGAGATCTTGGTTCTGGGGGGCTACCTCCGCCTCGGCCGCAGCTGCCTTGTCAAGGGGTCCCCTGAAAGGCACCACAAACAGGTAGGGAGCAGCCAAGTCAGACTCCTTAGAAGCCCCCTTGTCAGCTCTCTGTGGGCTCCTGTCTGTCTCATATGCCTGTATTCTTGTCTTGGTCTATGCATTCTTGTTAATTCCTGCCGCCACTCTTTctcccctgcacacacacccTTCCTTCTCGTAGCCCTTCTTATCCATTCACTTCCCAGCCCAAGGAGCCTGCCCCGCAACCAAGCGCTGTCCTGGGTGTGTCCCTCTCAGGGTGTGCCCAGGCTGCTCACCCTCCTTTCCCTCAGGctctgagcccccagccccccaattctttccatttctgaGTCTGTGACCCAACCCAGGCCGTCTGGTGGGAGACTTGAGCTGAGGCCACAGCCTGGAGCTTATGAGGGCAGGGTCCGCAGGGCAAAAGCACTTCCAGCCTTCCATCGGGGAGAATGTCGGGGTGGGAAgcctggggaggtggagggggtaGCTTTGGGCTTGTAGGGAGAAGTGAGTGGAGGAGGGTCTCACAGACCCGAGGAAGAGGGGTGCAGAGTGGAGTAGGGACACCTTAGGatagcagggggaggggagtggaacAGGGCTGGCCGAGGAGCAGAGAGAAGGCTTTTGAACCCTGAGTCTGCCCCATGGGAGAGACTCACACAGAGGCCATTTGAAGTGGGTGACCTCGAGGTTGCACACCCCCAGCTGGGCCGCTGCTTCAGACAGTACTCCCTTCTCTCTTGGGACAAGAAAAGCCTTCTCCTCTTCCAAAATACCCCCTCGCCACTCCCTCCCTGTCCTTCCTCCCTgggcttcccctccctccccagaacTGGCTCAGCAGTTGGTTTTCCCCTCTCTTCCTGCCATCCCGGCCTCTCCCTCCTCTTGgggtagaaagaaagagaagtgaaTTTGGAGGCACTGAGCTGAGAGCAGGGAGTACAATGGGAGTTAaggacggggtggggtgggggccgaGGCCAGCAGAAGAAGGCAGCGCAGGGAAGCTGGGAACAGCCAAGCTGACTTCTTCCCCTGGCCCTGGCCCAACTCCTTCCCCATACACCAGTTTCCAGCTTGAAAAACTCTAAGGAAAGAGAGGGCTCTGCCTCTAACTCATCTCTCCAGAGGCTGGGAAGACCTTCCTAGTCTCCAGTCCTCATCTCATGTGTGACAGCCTCAGACTTGTTTTTTGTGTCCTCAGTATCGGTGGGAAAACACAGGGACCAAAGCTCGGGGTCACTTGAGACCCCAGTTCATCTTCACATGAAGCTTAAGCTCCCATCCCCGAGCCATGGTCCCTGAGTCTGTCCTGAGCTCTCTGACTGCTACCAGCCCCTTCCCCTTCAGGCTGGGCAGATGCAAGGAAGTAGGTGAGGAACGACCAGGGCGAGGTGTTCAGAGAAGTCACTTCCTACTGTAGAGGTTGGCTTGTGCCTCTGGGGAGAAGCAAAGAGGAGAAAGCATGAATTTGGGGTCCCAAAGCCCAGGGACTGTCTGAGCGCAGGGCAGGACCTGTGAGGGTGACCATACCTAGGTCAGGGAGCAGGGGAGCCGGAAGCAGATCGCCCAAACAGGAAGCCTGTGGGGGGGGACCGGAAGGCTGGTGGGGCTGAGTGGCAAATGCAGGGCCATGGGCCTGCCAGAACTGTGCTCAGGATGTGGTGAGAGAATAAGGAAGCAGCcgctcggggtgggggtggggaagaagcaACACAGAGTTTTCTAGGCCCAGACACCTTCCCCTCAGCCCTCCCTCAGGCCTTCTCCACTCGCCCAGCACCCTGCTCATCAGGGACAGGCATGTCCTGTCCCCAGCTTCCAGATCAGGAATATGAGGACCCTGCCACCCAACACTCCCCCCCCTTCCCTAAATAACTCCTGTTTTGCAGGCTAATTCCATCAAATGTATCCCTGCCACTGGGAGagaaatcccagccctgccactggaGCCCAGGGGTTGGGCTGTGGCTGGTGCCCTTCCCCAGAGGCCCCTCTGGCAGGGAgaccagcccctcccctctccagcccCCTTGTGACCTTATATAGCTGATGAGAGGAGTGAGTCACCCCCTCCGTACCCCCCACCCCACATGCCCCATGCAGGCTGTGCATTCCTGAGAAGCCCAGTCAGAAGCTGGGGCTGGTGGTGAGGAGGGAagcagggtggggggagagagacaaACGTGGAGGGAGAGCAAATAAAATGGATCCTTTTCCAGAGCAGATAATAAACTACGCAGCTTGTTATCTCAAAAGGTGATATGAAAAGAAAACCGAAATGGGTTCCCAGAAGTTTGGGTAAATCTGTCAGCAATAGAAGTAGTTCCTTTTGAGAAACTGGGATATAAGGGGTCTGGTTCCTGTCACTTGATTCTACCAGCCAGCTGTTCCACAGACACAGACTGGGGGTTGACTGTGTACAGACTGGACTGCCCCCGCCCCCAGTATTCCCCCAGTGTTGGTCCTCTGTTGGGACCACATCTGAGGTCTGGATGAAGCCTTCCTTGCCCATTGTGGCAACTTCCACGTTTCTATTGACAGCAGacacaaataagtaaacaaataagtaaattctCTGGTAGGTTAGGTTAGAAGGTGGTAAGTGATTATGGGAAAACATTAGAACAGGGACAAGTGGAACCTAGAGGGCCAGGAGGTAGGAGGAGCAAATATGACAACTTTATAATAGCGTGATGCAGAGAGAGGGAGCCACAGCGATATTtgggggaagagtgttccaggcggagggaacagccagtgcaaaggccctgaggtaagaGTGCCCCTGGTGGGGCTGGAGGAAATCACAGCCaatgtggctggagtggaggagGATGCTggagaggagtggggagaggcaCACTGGGAGCCCCTTGTAGGCCTTGGCCAGTCTCTGGCTTTTGCTCCCAGTGAGGTGGGGGCCAATGCCAGGTTTGGACCCAGGGAGTGACACACACAGTCTCTGAGTTCTAGCTTCCCTCAGGGACCCAGGTGTTAGCAACCACCTGTCCAGCCACCGTCCTGGTTTCTCTCCTCATACCCCAGTCCCTGCAGAGACTCAGGGGTGCAGGGCTCCAGCCCCGAGTTTCCCAAACAGATGCcagaggaggcctggggagaTCATCTGGACCTTTCTGAGCAGTTCACATGGAATCCTCCTGTATGTCTCCTTAATCGCTTTGGCTCCCAGAGTTAATCccaccctgccccttccccctgaGCTTCTTAGGAGGGCAAAGGGGAAGGGTAAAAAGGTAGTGAGAGCAGCTGGGGCTCGCCTGCTCTTGAGACAGTATGTTTAGGAAGGATTTTCTGCCCCGTCCAGATCCCTTCTGGTCATTTGCCTCTGTCTCTGCACGTCCCTTCTGGTGCattctccacccccatcccatgtTTGCCCGGACTTTCCTCTCTGCCCCTGTCACCTCCCCCAGCTGCACCTTTCAGGCACTCGGgctcatcttctccctgtgttttgGGGGGAGTCTCATTTCCTCTGGGCTTTTCTGTTGGTCTCCGCTCCCCTCTCAGACCCAAGACCCTTTCCTGTGGGTCCACtccagctggaggaggggagtgaggggggtgggaggggctggtgacCAGGGTCCTGGGTTTCCCCCGAACAGCAAGGGGCCGAGGCTATGGAAACCATTGTGCCTGTCTTTGCTTTTGGTGGGGATCCCTCCCAGCCAGCTCTTTCCAGCTCTTTTCAAACCTCACCTCCTCTGGGTAGCCGTCCTGATTGCTCCCAGGGTGCCCAAAGACTCAGTTCTGATCACAGGACTTACCtccatgtttttaatttgtttttacccTTCTGCCTCCCACACTCTAAAAGCAGAACCTTGGTCCTGTGTTACTCACTTCTGCCACCTAGTCCCCTGCCAAAGCTCAGGTCAAAGTCAATGTTTTTGAAATGATATGATTGAAGAGGGAAAATCTGGGATTGGAGAGAGAGTACTGAAAGGAAAACTGGCTTCCAGAGTGGCTGGGGAGGACAAAATCAGCGAGTGCCCAAATCCAGTCCCAACTCTCCATCCTGCACCTGTTAACCTGCAGTCTTCCCCCTGCTGACCTCGCCTCCTCCCCCCTTTCTCTCCCATCCTCAGCTCAAGATCTCCTTCAGCGAGACAGCCCTGGAGACCACGTACCAATACCCCTCCGAGAGTTCGGTGCTGGAGGAGCTGGGCCCGGAGCCTGAGGCCCCCAGTGCCTCCAGTCCGCCAGCGGCCCAACCCGACGACGAAGAGGATGAGGAGGAACTGCTACTGCTGCAGCCAGAGCTCCAGGGCGGGCTGCGCACCAAGGCCCTGATAGTGGGTGAGTGCGGCCTCCGCCGGCCCGACGGCGCCCTCTGGTGTTCGGAATGGACACTGCggtccaggagggagggggaggatttAATGTTGGCGCTTGGAAGGGCCTTGGCAGGGCCTCTAGCCCAACTGCTCCTTTAACAGATGGGAAAACGGAGGTCCTGGGAAGCGAAGTGCACGTGAGGTCTCCATATTTCAAAACCAGGCCTCTTTCTGAGCGCTCTAGTGTGGTTAAAAACACAGGGTTTGGATCAGACAGGCCTGAGTTTGAATTCCATCTTGTCTCTTAATTGTGGTGTGACCTCAGGGAAATCACCTGACCTCTGGCCTCAGTTTATTATTgtgaaatggggttaataataacTACCTCTTGGAATTGTTGAGAGGGTTAAGTAATTTTTGTAGAACACCTAGGAACTATGGCTGGAcatcaaattacttaacctctcctgGGGTTATTGTGAGATTAAGCAAGTTATGAGAATGGCTGGCACAGAATCCAGGCTAAATGAGTGATGGCTGCTGTTACTAGTAGTAACAGGCACTCAGGATGTGGAAGATATTATAAGATTTCCTACATGCCAACTGGCCTTCAGTGTGGGCAGTGGGTAGGGAAGGCGGGAAGCAGAGACCGTCACTCATTCTCTATCCTTATTGCCTCCTCTCCCACAGATGAGTCTTGTCGGAGGTGACCCTCTTCCAACACTGGGATatacctccctccttcccagaaCTGAAGATCCTGGAGCCCAGAAGATTCAGAGCAGACAGACCCTGAATATGAGCCTGGCAGGGAAGAGCAACCAACACCTTCCAACTTGCTTTCCTCATCCTGTTTCTGGGGGCGGAGGCAACCGCACAGTTTCCACCCTTATCAGACATGCTGGTGCATCCTAGGTGACCCAGGATCCCCATCAAGTCCTGGGGAGGAGCACAGAGCTCACGGGGCGCGGTGTGGGGGTACGGATGGAGCACCCTCTCCATCTCCATGGTCAGGGTAACTCTCCCCACAGCCTTCCTTGACTCCCCACCACCCCCTGGGGCTCTCGGGATTTAAGTACCCATGTCCCTGGGAGACCTGGCCCACACTGCATTTACAGGCACCTCTCCCTCCTGTTCCTTAGGTCACTGCCCCTTTGTTTACAGCGCCTGCCTCCTCTCTTGACCACAGCCTGGTTTACAAAACCCCCCAGttcccagccccacctgccaaAGTCCCGGGTTTACAAGCCACATCTACTTGTGTGTCCACATAGAATCCTCTCCCCTGTCCCCTGAAGTCACCTCATTGGGGTGACCTGGGGGTATGGCTTCCTCCACCTTTGCTCAGTATTACTGTCTCAGTTTTCCCCAAGAGGGAAGGCTGGGAACCTTAACTCTGTATCCCCCTCTAGTTATTTAATTCTGTTCCTCCTAGTGGTtcacaattgaactgaattgcgaGGGTGTGGGGTGAGTAATGAGGCGCCTCAACTTTCTTCCCCCAATTCTCCTTCCCTCTCAATTGcctggttttttggttttgtttgtcttttttaactTTCCATAATAAAGTGGAGCTCTCTCCGACTCTCCTGCTGCTTCTTCTTTAGAAAAAGTGcatgttgggggtggggtgggctctgGGCTCCTCCTTCCAGgcctctccctcccatcttcttCTTAGCCGTGAAGAGGAAGCAGCCACGGCTGTGGGAGGGGAGTATGACGAAGGTGAACCAGGAACTCAGCAATGACATGTAGAAAGGGCTCTGGGAGAGCCTGGCACTGGTTTCTCAAAGGACTAGCAAGTGAAGGactggatttttgttgttgttgttgtttgtttgtttgtttgtttttggctgcgcctcaCGGTTTGCAGCATctcagttcctcgaccagggattgaacctgggcctccgCGGTGAAATCGCCAAatccaaaccactggaccaccagggaactccctgtttttttttaattctttttttttttaattaacttaaatttttttttagtctagGGCTGGTTTGAGAAAGGGCAGTTGAAGCATCCAGTAGACTGGAAGTACCATGAGGACGAACTGTGTTGGTTGGGTTTACTGCGGCATCCCCACGCCTGGCACCTAGTAgatacaaaaatttatttttagaatgaatgactgaacaaatgaatgaaaagatgaaaagagctaAAAATTTGGAAGCAAAGGACACTCTGAATTGAAGGATTCTGGTATTCAGAAGCCTAGTGCAATGCAAGCAGCCAGATAGTATGTGATCAGTAGTGGCTAATCCAGGGGATTTTACTCCAAGACTCAGGACCATAAATAATAAGTCTCCTGAAATTGCTGCAAGTATAGTGTATATACAGAAGTGCAGATTCCTCAAAAGAGTCTCCTCTGATAGACAATGGGATAATTCATGGCTTTGTGGCCCAAGTGTAGTTGGTACTGGGAGGTTTCCCCAtttcaatgaatttttattttctacaaatGTAGAATATCTGTATTTTActtatcaggtttttttttttttttaagttctccagGCTAATAAAGACATGGTTAAGTAGTTGTAGTCCTCCTATCACTAGAGGATGCTCCTCTCAGACTAGTCAGAGGAGATTCctcctttattaaaaacaaagtgtATTAGACAAATTGATCTTAAACATATGCCAAAGGTCTTTAATTTACCAGCAAGGGAACAAGCAAGGTGTCAAAAGAATGAGCCACTTCAGAGAGGATGTGGGTAGGAGGGAAACAGGATACTTACATTAGTAGCTAATTAGGTAAAGATCCTAATCAGTTGTGACCCAggaaagcagaagcaagaggCTCTGAGGTGCCAGGGGTGTCCACAGTACatttcagaaatagaaagcagTGCATTCAAGAAGTCaatgagggcttccttggtggtgcagtgattaagaattcacctgccaatgcatggaacacgggtttgaggcctggaccaggaagatcccacatgtgccGGGCAACTAAGGGCATgcaccacactactgagcctgcggtctagagcccacgtgccacaactactgagtctgcacgcctagagccggtgctccgcaataagagaagccactgcaatgacaagcctgcgcccctgctcgcagcaaccagagaaagcccgcgcgcagcaacgaagacccaacgcagccaaagataaaaataaataaacaaataaattttttaaaaagaaagaagtcaatGATGTGGAGCTACCTGTGGCTGTTAACTGGAATAACAAATGTTTCTTTTCCCAGCGTAGTGTCTGATAAACCCAATTAATTGTAAAAGTATGAAGCAGGATCAAACACAGGACGGCACAGTCAAGCAACAAACTCTGCTTATTTAAAATTAAGCAGCCACCAGTAAGTTTCTCAAGcagttagcaaaaaaaaaaaaaaaaaaaaaaaaaaaatgctgaatacAGTTTGCACATTCCTTAGTttggagatcttttttttttttttttttttttttttaaggattttcttatttatttatttatttatttttggttgtgttgggtcttcggttcgtgcgagggctttctccagttgcggcaagcgggggccactcttcatcgcggtgcggggaccgctcttcatcgcggtgcgcgggcctttctctatcgcggcccctcccgtcacggggcacaggctccagacgcgcaggctcagcaattgtggctcacgggcccagctgctccgtggcatgtgggatcttcccagaccagggctcgaacccgtgtcccctgcattagcaggcagattctcaaccactgcgccaccagggaagccctggagatcttttaaaataactttcagaGACAGCACCAAGAGAAGAGGgcacctttattttttctccacatcccaaGTTTGCTCCTGCCTGGAGTCCTCTTTTAAGCCTAACCTGTATTCACTTCTGCGGAAAGTACCAGTCCTAGCAAAGATCACTTATAATCAGCACGGCCGAATCTGTAACAAGCATGGACCTGATCC harbors:
- the PPP1R18 gene encoding phostensin, giving the protein MATIPDWKLQLLARRRQEEAAVRGREKAEQERLSQMPAWKRGLLERRRAKLGLSPGEPSPAPGTTEAGPPDPDESAVLLEAIGPVHQNRFIRQERQQQQQQRSEELLAERRPGSLEAWERRPSPGEMRDQSPKGRESREERLSPREARERRLGIGGARESSPRPLEARDWRQSPGEAGDRSSRLSEVRKWRLSPGETPERSLRLAEPQEQSPRRKEVVENRLSPVESDNQKLGLTEAHKWRPDSRESQEQIWIQPEASEWRLSSGEERKDCSEECGRQEERPSPRMVPEEITASSETLTREAPDSSSGGVEAAEQRPTPAEDGERGLRLTEGWKWTLNSGKVRDWTPRDTETQTQKPDPPESAEKHLSPLAAEAGEGEAEKEEAGAQGRPLSALQNRCSVPSPLPPEDAGTGGSRQQEEEAGELRPPPAAPLSPPPPAPPAPQSPGDPLMSRLFYGVKAGPGVGAPRRSGHTFTVNPRRSVPPAAPATPANPATADAAVPGAGKKRYPTAEEILVLGGYLRLGRSCLVKGSPERHHKQLKISFSETALETTYQYPSESSVLEELGPEPEAPSASSPPAAQPDDEEDEEELLLLQPELQGGLRTKALIVDESCRR